The genomic stretch TAAAGCTGGAGTAGGGCCGCCATTCCCCGCTTTTGGCCCTCCCCCTGGTCATGAATACCTGGGGTCCGGGAACCCGGGCTTTCAGGGCTTTGAGGGTCGCCAGGGCGACCGAATTGAGGGGGACCGTCCTGCTCTCCTTCGTCTTCGAGTAGCAGTCCAGAACCGTGAGGCTCTTCCGCTGAAAGTCTATGTTCTCCCACGTCAGGGTGAGCGCCTCGGAATAGGCCCGCAGCCCGGTATGGATCGCCACCACGATAACGGACCGGAGGGGCTCTTCCGCCTCCGCAAGCAGCCGCGCTTCTTCATCCTCGGTCAGGAACCGGAGCCGCCCCTGGCTTTCAGGCACCCGCCGGAACCGGCTGGCGGGATTGGCCCCCTCGAACCGTTTCCACTCGATAAACAGGTTATAGAGCGACCGGAGACAGGCCAGCTCCCGGTTTACCGTCACCTTGGCCCCGTCGGCCAGCCTCTTTTGCTTGTACTTTTCGATCAGAAAAG from Acidobacteriota bacterium encodes the following:
- a CDS encoding site-specific integrase produces the protein MTPFLIEKYKQKRLADGAKVTVNRELACLRSLYNLFIEWKRFEGANPASRFRRVPESQGRLRFLTEDEEARLLAEAEEPLRSVIVVAIHTGLRAYSEALTLTWENIDFQRKSLTVLDCYSKTKESRTVPLNSVALATLKALKARVPGPQVFMTRGRAKSGEWRPYSSFRTAFESACRRANLSGVTPHVLRHTFASRLVMRGVDLRTVMELGGWKNLAMVQRYSHLSQEHKQQAIELLVENSPTIFTTPKSGKPVTPYAPVAQVDRATVS